In one Silene latifolia isolate original U9 population chromosome 10, ASM4854445v1, whole genome shotgun sequence genomic region, the following are encoded:
- the LOC141605478 gene encoding histone H3.2, whose translation MARTKQTARKSTGGKAPRKQLATKAARKSAPATGGVKKPHRFRPGTVALREIRKYQKSTELLIRKLPFQRLVREIAQDFKTDLRFQSSAVAALQEAAEAYLVGLFEDTNLCAIHAKRVTIMPKDIQLARRIRGERA comes from the coding sequence ATGGCACGAACAAAGCAAACCGCAAGAAAATCCACCGGAGGGAAAGCACCACGAAAGCAGCTCGCGACAAAAGCCGCTCGCAAGTCAGCACCAGCAACCGGAGGAGTTAAGAAACCCCACAGATTCCGTCCCGGAACTGTTGCATTGCGTGAAATCAGGAAGTACCAGAAGAGTACGGAGTTGTTGATCAGGAAACTCCCGTTTCAGAGGCTGGTGAGAGAGATTGCTCAGGATTTCAAGACGGATTTACGATTCCAGAGTTCGGCTGTTGCTGCATTACAGGAGGCGGCTGAGGCGTATCTTGTTGGGTTGTTTGAGGATACTAATTTGTGTGCTATTCATGCTAAGAGGGTTACTATTATGCCTAAGGATATTCAATTGGCTAGGAGGATTAGGGGTGAGAGGGCTTGA